The Plantactinospora sp. KBS50 sequence GGGACGCCGGCGCGATCGGCGCGGTGAACGGGATCCCGCAGGCGCCGCCGGACGACACCGGCGAGGCGTTGGGCCTGCCGCCGTCCGAGCTGACCGTGACCGTCGGGTTCGGCCCGGGGCTGTTCCGCGACGACGCCGGGCGGGACCGCTTCGGGCTGGCCGCCCGGCGCCCGCCGGCGCTGGCCGACCTGCCCCGGTTCGCCGGTGACGCGCTGCGGCCGGAGATCTCCGGCGGCGACCTGTGCATCCAGGCCTGCGCCAACGATCCGCAGGTGGCGGTGCACGCGATCCGCAACCTGGCCCGTATCGGGATGGGCGTGGTGGGGGTGCGCTGGTCCCAGCTCGGCTTCGGCCGGACCTCCTCGACCTCCCGCGGGCAGTCCACGCCGCGCAACCTGTTCGGCTTCAAGGACGGCACCGCGAACCTGAAGGCCGAGGACACCGGCCTGCTCCGGGAGCAGCTCTGGGTGCAGCCGGGCGACGGGCCGGACTGGATGGCCGGCGGCTCGTACCTGGTCACCCGGAAGATCCGGATGACCGTCGAGACCTGGGACCGCAGTGCGCTGGCCGAGCAGGAGGCGGTGATCGGCCGGACCAAGGGCGTCGGCGCGCCGATCGGCCGGGCCGGCGAGTTCGACGAGCCGGACTTCGACGCCACCGGCGAGGACGGCCAGCCGCTGATCCCGGCGGACTCGCACGTCCGGCTGGCGCACCCGGACCTCAACGGCGGCGCCCGGCTGCTGCGCCGCGGCTACAACTTCGTGGACGGGTCGGACGGGCTGGGACGGCTGGACGCCGGCCTGTTCTTCATGGCCTACCAGCGGGATCCGCGGCGGCAGTTCGTACCCGTGCAGACCCGGCTGTCCCGCGACGACGCCATGAACGAGTACGTCCGCCACGTGTCCAGCGCGGTCTTCGCCTGCCCGCCCGGGGTGCGCGACGCCGGAGACTTCCTCGGCTCCGGCCTTTTCGCCTGATCCGTCGCGACCGGACACGCCCGGCCCGGTGCTGGGACAAAGCCGACATTCGCCCCCGGTTGCCACGGGGGCGGCCGCCTTCGGGCAGGCCGGCCGGGATGCCACGGTGGAGCGGGTCAGCAGGTTCGGCGGGCGGGATGCAAATATTGGTGCCATGAGAGCCCGGGTCCTGGTGGTCGACGATGATCCCGCACTGGCGGAGATGCTCGGCATCGTGCTGCGCAGTGAGGGTTTCCTACCCTCGTTCGTGGCAGACGGTGAGCGCGCCCTTGCCGCGTTCCGGGAGGGTCGGCCGGATATCGTGCTGCTCGACCTGATGCTGCCGGGCATGAGCGGCATCGACGTGGCCCGGTCGATCCGGGCCGAGTCCGGGGTGCCGATCGTGATGCTGACGGCCAAGAGCGACACCGTGGACGTGGTGCTCGGGCTGGAGTCGGGCGCCGACGACTACGTGGTCAAGCCGTTCAAGCCCAAGGAACTGGTCGCCCGGATGCGCGCCCGGCTGCGCCGGGGCGAGGACGCCGCGCCGGAGATGCTGGCCATCGGGCCGCCCGGCAACCAGATCACCATCGACGTGCCGGCGCACACGGTGAGCCGCAACGGCGAGGAGGTCAAGCTGACCCCGCTGGAGTTCGACCTGCTGGTCGCGCTCGCCCGCAAGCCGCGGCAGGTGTTCACCCGGGAGGTGCTGCTCGAACAGGTCTGGGGCTACCGGCACGCGGCCGACACCCGGCTGGTCAACGTGCACGTCCAGCGGCTGCGGGCCAAGATCGAACCGGACCCGGAGCGTCCGGAGATCATCCTGACCGTGCGGGGCGTGGGATACAAGGCCGGCACCGGATAGCCTTGGACGCACTGTGACCAGGCCCGCCACCACCGTGACGCCGACGACCGCCCGAGCGGGGGCGGGCGTACGGGACTTCCGGCACGGTACGGTGCGCCGCGGCCTGCTGCTGGCGGCCCAGCTGCGGCGGACCTGGCGGCGGTCGCTGCAACTGCGGGTGGTGACCATCACCCTGGTCGCCTCCAGCCTGCTGGTGGGCGGCTTCGCCTACCTGGTGGCCGACAAGATCACCAACATCCTGCTGGACAACGCCACGGCGGACGTCCGGGACCGGCTCTCCAACGGCCGCACGTACGCCACCGAGCAGATCAGCATCCACGTCCAGCCGTACGAGCCGAAGCTGCGGGACACCATCGCGGCCACCGTCACCTACCTGGCCGGCGGCGACCCGGAGCAGGTGGGCGGCGTGGTCGTGGTGATGACCGGGGACTCGTTCCCGAGCTTCATCGAGGCGCAGACCTCCCCGCAGGTGGACTTCCGCCCGATGCTCAGCCCGGAGTTGCAGCACAGCGTCGACGCCGGCAACGTGGCCTCGCAGATCCGCACCGGCACGCTGGGCGGGGGCACGCCGACCAAGTACCTGATCTACGGGTCCCCGGTGCCGACCCGGTTCGGGCAGGTCGAGCTCTACTACTTCGTGCCGCTGACCCGGCAGGACGAGATCGCCGGCCAGGCCCGGACCACGGTGCTGGCCACCGGCGCGGCCCTGGTGCTGCTGCTGGGCCTGCTGGCGGCGCTGGTCACCCGGCTGGTGGTGACGCCGGTGCGGGTCGCGGCCCGGACGGCCCAGCGGCTGTCGGCGGGACTGCTCGATCAGCGGATGGCCGTCAACGGCGAGGACGACCTCGCGCTGCTGGCCGCGTCGTTCAACCAGATGGCCACCAACCTGCAACGGCAGATCGTCCGGCTGGAGGAGATGTCCCGGTTGCAGCGCCGGTTCACCTCGGACGTGTCGCACGAACTGCGTACCCCGCTGACCACCGTACGGATGGCCGCGGACCTGATCTTCGCGGAGCGGGACGAGTTCGATCCCGCCGTCGCGCGCAGCGCCGAGCTGCTCCAGGCCGAGCTGGACCGCTTCGAGAGCCTGCTGACCGACCTGCTGGAGATCAGCCGGTTCGACGCCGGGTTCGCCATGCTCGACGTCGAACCCACCGACCTGGCCCCGATCGTGCGCCGGGTGGTCGACCAGCTGGCCGGGCTGGCCGAGCGGGTCGGCGTGCCGGTCCGGCTGACCCTGCCGGACGCGCCGGTGATCGCCGAGGTGGATCCGCGGCGGGTCGAGCGGGTGCTGCGCAACCTGGTGGGCAACGCGGTCGAGCACGGCGAGGGCCGGCCGGTGGACGTGGTGCTCGGCGCTGACGACACGGCCGTCGCGGTGACCGTGCGGGACCGCGGGGTGGGCCTCAAGCCCGGCGAGGAGAAGCTGGTCTTCAACCGGTTCTGGCGCGCCGATCCGTCCCGCGCCCGGCAGACCGGCGGCACCGGGCTCGGCCTGTCGATCAGCCTGGAGGACGCCCGGCTGCACGGCGGCTGGCTGGAGGCGTGGGGCGCGCCGGGCCAGGGCGCCCAGTTCCGGTTCACCCTGCCGGCCCGGGCCGGTGACCGGCTCACCTCCTCGCCGTTGCGGCTGGTGCCGTCGGACGTCGAGCTGGCCGCCCCGGCGGTGTTCAGCCAGCGGCTGGCGATCGGCCCGGGCGCCGGCGGCGCGCTGGCGATCGGCCCGGCCGGGGAGCCGCTGCCGGATGCCGATCCGAC is a genomic window containing:
- the mtrA gene encoding MtrAB system response regulator MtrA, translating into MRARVLVVDDDPALAEMLGIVLRSEGFLPSFVADGERALAAFREGRPDIVLLDLMLPGMSGIDVARSIRAESGVPIVMLTAKSDTVDVVLGLESGADDYVVKPFKPKELVARMRARLRRGEDAAPEMLAIGPPGNQITIDVPAHTVSRNGEEVKLTPLEFDLLVALARKPRQVFTREVLLEQVWGYRHAADTRLVNVHVQRLRAKIEPDPERPEIILTVRGVGYKAGTG
- the mtrB gene encoding MtrAB system histidine kinase MtrB — encoded protein: MTRPATTVTPTTARAGAGVRDFRHGTVRRGLLLAAQLRRTWRRSLQLRVVTITLVASSLLVGGFAYLVADKITNILLDNATADVRDRLSNGRTYATEQISIHVQPYEPKLRDTIAATVTYLAGGDPEQVGGVVVVMTGDSFPSFIEAQTSPQVDFRPMLSPELQHSVDAGNVASQIRTGTLGGGTPTKYLIYGSPVPTRFGQVELYYFVPLTRQDEIAGQARTTVLATGAALVLLLGLLAALVTRLVVTPVRVAARTAQRLSAGLLDQRMAVNGEDDLALLAASFNQMATNLQRQIVRLEEMSRLQRRFTSDVSHELRTPLTTVRMAADLIFAERDEFDPAVARSAELLQAELDRFESLLTDLLEISRFDAGFAMLDVEPTDLAPIVRRVVDQLAGLAERVGVPVRLTLPDAPVIAEVDPRRVERVLRNLVGNAVEHGEGRPVDVVLGADDTAVAVTVRDRGVGLKPGEEKLVFNRFWRADPSRARQTGGTGLGLSISLEDARLHGGWLEAWGAPGQGAQFRFTLPARAGDRLTSSPLRLVPSDVELAAPAVFSQRLAIGPGAGGALAIGPAGEPLPDADPTPDADPAQVRS
- the efeB gene encoding iron uptake transporter deferrochelatase/peroxidase subunit translates to MALAGAGAAGVAGVAGGAGALAYAATHAQPSTDAATGAVPFYGEHQAGIVTPAQDRLHFVAFDVLTRDRERLADLLRQWTAAAARMTAGRDAGAIGAVNGIPQAPPDDTGEALGLPPSELTVTVGFGPGLFRDDAGRDRFGLAARRPPALADLPRFAGDALRPEISGGDLCIQACANDPQVAVHAIRNLARIGMGVVGVRWSQLGFGRTSSTSRGQSTPRNLFGFKDGTANLKAEDTGLLREQLWVQPGDGPDWMAGGSYLVTRKIRMTVETWDRSALAEQEAVIGRTKGVGAPIGRAGEFDEPDFDATGEDGQPLIPADSHVRLAHPDLNGGARLLRRGYNFVDGSDGLGRLDAGLFFMAYQRDPRRQFVPVQTRLSRDDAMNEYVRHVSSAVFACPPGVRDAGDFLGSGLFA